A part of Pirellulales bacterium genomic DNA contains:
- a CDS encoding DUF4214 domain-containing protein, with protein MRNIVSPRASLFSLRRRHKTGQRRRRSLIEGLESRAMLSGSQMANVGDVFYIDMENHNLTQPSGLSGSPEQLMGNPAAPYLNSLMTPGNANAAQTSYASNYYNADSTHPSEPNYIWQESGTHGPLNDSDPYPSNIVNAPNLSALLQTAGISWKSYQEDIDLSTNGSGQLTYQPLPQNQWTVPLQSVIGSSTAYTNPYNHNNYYGFAAKHDGQLFFTATNGSTSSAPDLLPSNPEVSHYDPLQQLQTDLNQNAVGRYNLITPDLYNDMHNSLPADKSTTFTYNGVTYDDANKNDGTDQEAIAEGDNFLSQIIPMIEASQAYKNNGAIVIWFDESEGGSTSQYTIPEIVISPLAKGNAYDSTQPFTHSSDLKTMQELFNVPAPGGGFLGDANTAGTNDLADLFKPVSTSIVATDQTYVIGSGTATVSAADGLLSGDTAPTPLSVTAGTVAGAQGGSFAIKADGSFTYTPGTNFPGYDSAQFTVTDTSGDQTTATVTVLSQHAAVVWKFYESVLNRTPDPSGLQYWTGDFNNGGKTGDIAFGFFESDELLDKVLGNYYEQYLLRPLDAGGLAYWKSVWHATGGPEQIKAGFADSPEFYSSAGGSPQSWLTALYQRILNRTPDPAGQTFWTNFYNQQAAAGVDPGTIRYEIALGFFDSPEAYGNDVAGWFQEYLFRAPTAAETTQYVDQMKAGATDRTIEQEITNLPEYANNPPAPAAGTAAALPDFYQKGSTI; from the coding sequence ATGCGAAACATCGTCTCTCCGCGGGCCAGCCTGTTTTCTCTTCGCCGCCGCCACAAGACCGGCCAACGCCGTCGCCGGTCGCTCATCGAGGGACTCGAATCCCGCGCGATGCTCTCGGGCTCCCAGATGGCCAATGTCGGCGACGTCTTCTACATCGACATGGAGAACCACAACCTCACGCAACCCTCCGGCCTCAGCGGCTCGCCGGAGCAACTCATGGGCAATCCGGCCGCCCCCTACCTGAACAGCCTCATGACGCCGGGCAATGCCAACGCCGCGCAAACCTCGTACGCCAGCAATTACTACAACGCCGACAGCACGCACCCCTCCGAGCCGAACTACATCTGGCAGGAGTCGGGCACCCACGGGCCGCTCAACGACAGCGATCCCTACCCCAGCAACATCGTCAACGCCCCCAACCTCAGCGCATTGTTGCAGACTGCCGGCATCTCCTGGAAATCGTATCAGGAAGACATCGACCTGAGTACCAACGGCAGCGGTCAGTTGACCTACCAGCCACTGCCGCAGAACCAGTGGACCGTTCCGCTACAGAGCGTCATCGGTAGTTCGACGGCGTACACCAATCCTTACAACCACAACAACTATTATGGTTTCGCGGCCAAGCACGACGGGCAACTGTTTTTCACGGCCACCAACGGCAGCACCAGCTCGGCGCCCGACCTTTTACCCTCGAACCCCGAGGTGTCGCACTACGATCCCCTGCAACAGTTGCAAACCGACCTGAATCAAAACGCGGTCGGACGGTACAACCTGATTACTCCCGACCTGTACAACGACATGCACAATTCGCTGCCGGCGGACAAGAGCACGACGTTTACGTACAACGGCGTTACCTATGACGATGCCAACAAGAACGACGGTACCGATCAAGAGGCGATCGCAGAGGGCGACAACTTCCTTTCGCAGATCATCCCCATGATCGAGGCTTCGCAGGCCTACAAGAATAACGGCGCGATTGTCATCTGGTTCGACGAAAGCGAAGGTGGAAGCACGTCTCAATATACGATACCCGAGATCGTGATCTCGCCGCTGGCCAAGGGGAACGCCTACGACAGCACGCAGCCTTTCACGCACTCTTCCGACCTGAAGACGATGCAGGAGTTGTTTAACGTGCCGGCTCCGGGCGGAGGATTCTTGGGCGACGCGAACACGGCGGGCACAAACGACCTGGCCGATCTCTTTAAGCCCGTGAGCACGTCGATCGTGGCGACCGACCAGACCTACGTGATCGGTTCGGGCACGGCGACCGTCTCGGCGGCCGACGGATTGCTCAGCGGCGATACGGCCCCCACTCCGCTCAGCGTCACTGCCGGCACCGTGGCCGGCGCGCAGGGCGGCAGCTTCGCGATCAAGGCCGACGGTTCGTTCACCTATACGCCGGGAACCAACTTCCCCGGCTACGACAGCGCCCAGTTCACGGTGACCGACACCTCAGGCGATCAAACCACGGCCACCGTCACCGTGCTCTCGCAGCACGCGGCCGTGGTCTGGAAGTTCTACGAATCGGTGCTCAACCGCACGCCCGATCCGTCTGGCCTGCAATACTGGACCGGCGATTTCAACAACGGCGGCAAAACCGGCGACATCGCATTTGGCTTCTTCGAGAGCGACGAGCTGCTCGACAAGGTGCTCGGCAACTACTATGAACAATATCTGCTGCGCCCGCTCGATGCGGGCGGTCTGGCGTATTGGAAGAGCGTCTGGCACGCTACCGGCGGGCCGGAGCAGATCAAGGCCGGCTTTGCGGACAGCCCTGAATTCTACAGTTCGGCGGGCGGGTCGCCCCAGTCGTGGCTCACGGCGCTTTACCAACGCATTCTCAACCGCACGCCGGACCCGGCTGGTCAGACGTTCTGGACGAACTTTTATAACCAGCAGGCGGCGGCGGGGGTTGACCCGGGCACGATACGGTACGAAATCGCGCTCGGCTTCTTCGACAGCCCGGAGGCTTATGGCAACGACGTGGCGGGTTGGTTCCAGGAGTACTTGTTCCGCGCACCGACCGCCGCGGAAACCACGCA
- the cbiE gene encoding precorrin-6y C5,15-methyltransferase (decarboxylating) subunit CbiE, translating to MIVKIVVVGIGDNGAESLSREALRRVSEAELLLGGERHLGFFADHQAEKLAIRDNLKEIAARLQVETRRVVVLASGDPLFYGIAGYLATKVGRDRLEVLPNISSMQLAFARLKESWHDAALVSCHAKPIEDAMDVIRDAKKVGIFTDDENTPGRIARELLKAGIGGFRAHVCENLGGSDERVTSCDLAELAERSFAPLNVLVLIKQAQTPAIHRRDWTFGIPEEAFYQRQPLKGLITKTEVRVLSLAKLRLRPGNLVWDIGAGSGSVSIEAALLGAKVWAIEKNKEDCEIIRRNIEKFETPQVTVVHGIAPAALTDLPDPDAVFIGGSGGEMAELVRLCRERLTAGGRLAINVATLENLGEVPADDVTLVQISRTRPILNLHRLEALNPVFVACWEKQ from the coding sequence ATGATCGTAAAAATCGTCGTCGTCGGCATCGGTGATAACGGCGCCGAGAGCCTCTCGCGCGAAGCTCTGCGACGGGTGTCGGAAGCCGAACTGCTGCTGGGCGGCGAGCGGCACCTGGGGTTCTTCGCCGATCACCAGGCCGAAAAGCTGGCGATACGCGACAATCTGAAAGAGATCGCCGCCCGGCTGCAAGTCGAAACGCGGCGCGTGGTCGTGCTCGCATCGGGCGATCCGCTGTTTTATGGCATCGCCGGCTATCTGGCCACGAAGGTCGGCCGCGACCGGCTGGAGGTGCTGCCGAACATTTCGTCGATGCAGCTCGCCTTCGCCCGACTGAAAGAATCGTGGCACGACGCGGCCCTGGTAAGCTGCCACGCCAAGCCGATCGAAGACGCGATGGACGTCATTCGCGACGCCAAGAAGGTTGGCATTTTCACCGACGACGAGAACACGCCCGGCCGGATCGCCCGCGAGCTATTGAAGGCCGGCATCGGCGGATTCCGCGCCCACGTGTGCGAGAACCTGGGCGGCAGCGACGAGCGGGTCACATCGTGTGACCTGGCGGAGCTGGCCGAGCGCTCGTTTGCGCCGCTCAACGTGCTGGTGCTCATCAAGCAGGCTCAAACGCCGGCGATCCATCGCCGCGACTGGACGTTCGGCATTCCAGAAGAGGCTTTTTATCAGCGGCAGCCGCTGAAGGGACTGATCACCAAGACGGAAGTCCGCGTGCTCAGCCTGGCGAAGCTGCGGCTGCGGCCGGGCAACCTCGTGTGGGACATCGGGGCCGGATCCGGCTCGGTATCGATCGAGGCGGCCCTACTGGGAGCCAAGGTGTGGGCCATCGAGAAGAACAAGGAAGATTGCGAGATCATCCGCCGCAACATCGAGAAATTCGAGACGCCGCAGGTCACGGTCGTGCATGGCATCGCTCCCGCGGCGCTGACGGATTTGCCCGACCCCGATGCGGTGTTCATTGGCGGCAGCGGCGGCGAAATGGCGGAGCTGGTGCGCCTCTGCCGCGAGCGTCTGACCGCCGGCGGGCGGCTGGCGATCAACGTGGCCACGCTGGAAAACCTGGGCGAAGTGCC
- a CDS encoding carbonic anhydrase, translated as MRKLIEGIVNFREQVLPQYEEHFRRLSQGQTPDALFITCSDSRVVPDLLMSTDPGDLFVMRNVGNLIPPATIEGSSTGDLSEASAIEFSVLVLGVQSIVVCGHSECGAMKAAMERKPTSETPNLNKWLHHCNTALFRLDQEGPLNRALPAHDQLSQINVLVQLEHLMSYPIVRQRVHAGALQLGGWWFDIAQARMLSYERETRAFEPIDRRAAERLMQRLAPAGTQEA; from the coding sequence ATGCGGAAACTGATTGAAGGCATCGTCAATTTTCGAGAGCAAGTGCTGCCGCAGTACGAGGAGCACTTTCGGCGCTTGTCGCAGGGGCAAACGCCCGACGCGCTGTTCATCACCTGTTCGGACAGCCGCGTCGTGCCCGACCTCTTGATGTCGACCGATCCGGGCGACCTGTTCGTGATGCGCAACGTCGGCAACCTGATTCCCCCGGCCACGATCGAAGGCAGCTCGACCGGCGACTTGTCGGAAGCCAGCGCCATCGAGTTCTCGGTGCTGGTGCTGGGGGTGCAGAGCATCGTCGTCTGCGGCCATTCCGAGTGCGGCGCCATGAAGGCGGCCATGGAGCGCAAGCCGACCTCGGAGACGCCGAACCTCAACAAGTGGCTCCATCACTGCAACACCGCCCTGTTCCGGCTCGATCAGGAAGGACCGTTGAACCGAGCGCTGCCGGCTCACGACCAGCTCTCGCAGATCAATGTGCTCGTGCAGCTCGAACATTTGATGTCGTACCCCATCGTCCGACAGCGCGTGCATGCGGGCGCCTTGCAGCTTGGCGGCTGGTGGTTCGACATCGCCCAGGCGCGAATGCTCTCTTATGAGCGCGAGACGCGGGCCTTCGAGCCGATCGATCGCCGGGCGGCCGAGCGGCTGATGCAGCGGCTTGCCCCGGCCGGCACCCAGGAAGCGTGA